The nucleotide sequence ATGAACACGGCCTGCTCGGCCTAGAAAACCGCATCGCGCTCGCTGTGCTGCGCCGTGAGCTCGCCGCGCGCGGCCTCGCGGACCGCTTCGAGGCCCGCTGGTACCCCGGCGGCCTCCACGCCAAGACCATGCTCGTCGACGGGCGAATGCTCACCGTGGGAAGCCAGAACCTGCACTATTCGTCGTGGACTCCGCGCGGCCTGAACGAGTACACCCTCGCCACCAGCGCTCCCGCCGCCGCCGCCGAGTACGCGCGTGGGTTCGCGTTCCTCTGGGGGCAGTCGCGGCCCGCCGAGCTGCCGGGGTGGCTGGCGGACGTGGGCCGCCGCGAGTGACGTTGGGCGGCGCAGGATTGTGCCTCATCTGTGAGGCCGCTACACTCCCCCCGTGCGCCGCGCCGTTCTCCTCGTCCTGATCCTGCTTGCCGGGCTGGTGGCGCTCGCTGCCCCCGCGTTTCCCGCTCTGACCCGTTACGGCACGCTGCCCCGCAAGGCGGACGGCCCGCTCAACATCCTGCTGGCCGGGGTCGACGTTAATTACGACGCCTCGGCGGCGGTGTGGCCCTACCCGGCGCTGCCCGAGGACTACAGCCAGCGCACCGACACCATCGTGCTGGCACAGGTGCGGCCCGACGGCACCGCCAACCTGCTGAGTATCCCGCGCGACACCTGGGTCAACATCCCCGGCTGGGGCTGGAGCAAGATCAACGCGGCCAATCCGCACGGCGGGCCGGAACTGCTCGTGGAGGCAGTGGAAGACCTCACCGGTCTGCCGGTGGATGCCTACGCCCTCCTCTCGCTGAACGCCGTTCGCGCCCTGACCGACGCGGCGGGCGGCGTGACCCTGGACGTTCCGGCCAGGATGAAGTACGACGACAACGCCGGGCACCTTCACATCGACCTCTACCCGGGACGGCAGCGGCTGAACGGCCAGCAGGCGGAAGGCTTTCTGCGCTTTCGCCACGACGGTCTAGGGGACATCGGGCGCGTCGAGCGGCAACAGGCGTACCTCACGGCGCTCCTGCAACAGGTCAAACACCCCCTCAACGTCTGGCGGCTTCCGCAGATGGCCGCCGCCATCGACCACAACACCAAGACGAACCTCACCCGGCAGGAGGTCGGCGCGCTGCTGGGCGCGCTGCTGAGCGGTCTGAAGGTGAACACCTACACGGTGCCGGGCTCCTTTGGCGGGGGCGGCACCTGGCTTCCCGACCGCGCGGCCCTCGCCGGGCTCATCCAACAGCACTTCCTTGACCCCCAAGACCCCCGCACGCTTCGGGTCGCGGTGGTGAACGTGGGCGCGCCGGACGGCAGCGCTCGCCGCCTTCAAGAGAAGCTCGAGGGCCTGGGGTACCAACACGTGGTGATTTCCAATGGACCGCGCGCCGCCACGACCACCACCGTGAGCGGCCAGGCCGCGGCGGCGGTGCTGCGCGACGTGGGGCACGGGCAGCTCAGCCAGGAGGCGAGCCTGCCGGGAGCAGACGTGACGGTGCGCCTAGGCCCCGATACTCCGGCGGCCGGAAGCGGGACGAACTAGGGGGCCGCCCTTTGTGACTCCGGGCTGCGCCCGCGCGCCCGTTTGAGCTATACTCTGTACAGTCATTCCTCGAAGTGAGGTGGGTGCCTTGCCCACCTTTTTTCGTGGAGGGGGTGGTTTCTCGCTGCGCAATCCGCGTGGCCTACAATATGAATAACAACGCAACCCACACTTCAAACGATCTGCACGCCCTGGCAGACGGCGTCCTGCGGACCCTGGGCTTCGAGGTGCTGGACGTGCAGGTGCAGAATCCTGGTCGCCGGCCTACCGTCGTGATTCGCGTCGACCGCCTCGACGAACAGCCGGTTACCCTCGAAGACCTGGAACGGGCCAGCCGCGTGGTTGGCGCGGAGTTCGACCGGGTGGACCCCATCGCGGGTGAGTACCGCCTGGAACTCGAATCGCCGGGCGCCAAGCGGCCGCTGACGCGCGCGCGGCACTTCGAGCGCATGATCGGTTTAAGGGCCAGGGTGCGCGGCGACGGGCACGCGTTCACGGCGCCCATCAAGGCGGTGCAGGGCGATCAGGTCACCTTCGATGTCGCCGGTGAGGACGTCACGCTCACCGTCGGCACCTTTCAGGGGAACCTCGCGGAGTTCCCGGACCGCCACCGCTGAGTGGCGCTTGCATCCTTAGAGGAAGGAAAACGGTATGACTCAGCCTGAAGTCAATTTTGCGGAGGCGCTGCGTGAAGTCGCGCAGGCCCGCAACATCAACGAGCTGCAACTCATTGAGGCCTTCGAGCAGTCGCTCGCGCAGGCCTACACCCGCAACGTGGAGCCCGACAAGCGCATCGAGGTGCACCTCGATCCCGTGACGGGCGAACTCGAAGTGCTTATCGTGCGCGAGGTGGTCGAGAAGGTCGAGAACGAGAACCTTCAGATCTCCCTCGCCGACGCCCTGGAACTCGATCCCGGCGTAGAGATCGGCATGGAGATGGAGTTTCCGGTGGACCGCGAGAAGTTCTCGCGCATCGCCCTCCAGGCGGCCAAGCAGATGCTCACGCAAAAGATGCGCGAGACCGAGCGCAACGTGGTCTACAACGAGTACAAGGACCGCGAGGGGCAGGTGTTGACCGCGCAGGTTGTCCGCAGCGACAACAAGGGCAACTGGTTCGTGGAGCTGGGCGCGGGCGAAGCGATCCTGCCGCCGCGTGAGCAGATCCCGGGCGAGAAGCTGGTGCCGGGGAACCGGGTCAAGATCTACCTCAAGGAGGTGCGCAAGACGCCCAAGGGGCCGACCATCCTCGCCAGCCGCGCCGACGAGAAGCTGCTGGAATACCTGCTGCGGCAGGAGATCCCCGAGGTTGCCAACGGCATCGTGGAGATCAAGGCCATTGCCCGTGAGGCCGGGCAGCGCTCCAAGGTCGCCGTGTACTCGCATAATCCCAATGTGGACCCCATCGGGGCCTGCATCGGGCACCGCGGCAACCGCATCCAGGCGGTGACGGGCGAACTCGGCCGTGAGCGCGTGGACGTCATCCTGTGGGACGCGAACCCGCGCGACTTCATTCGCAACGCGCTCTCGCCCGCCAAGGTCGGCCCGATCGAGGTGCAGCCGGAGAGCAAGGACGCTACCGTCACGGTCACGCCCGATCAGCTTTCGCTGGCGATCGGCAAGGGGGGACAGAACGTGCGGCTGGCCGCCAAGCTCACCGGCTACAAGATCGACCTGCGCGAGACGGCCGCCATTCAGGACCTCGACGCCGCGATGCAGCAAGCGCTTCAGGAGGAACAGGAGAGCGCCGGCACGAGCCGCAGTGCCGCCGCGTCCGCCTTTGACGCGCTGTTCAAGGACAGCCGGTCGGTCGCCACCGCTCGCCCCGACGACACGCAGGAGTAACCCCGCTTGGCTGCTGCTTCCCGCAACACCCGGCACGTTCCGGAGCGGACCTGCGTCGCCTGCCGCCGCAAGCGGCCCCAGCC is from Deinococcus sp. YIM 77859 and encodes:
- the rimP gene encoding ribosome maturation factor RimP, with protein sequence MNNNATHTSNDLHALADGVLRTLGFEVLDVQVQNPGRRPTVVIRVDRLDEQPVTLEDLERASRVVGAEFDRVDPIAGEYRLELESPGAKRPLTRARHFERMIGLRARVRGDGHAFTAPIKAVQGDQVTFDVAGEDVTLTVGTFQGNLAEFPDRHR
- a CDS encoding LCP family protein, producing the protein MRRAVLLVLILLAGLVALAAPAFPALTRYGTLPRKADGPLNILLAGVDVNYDASAAVWPYPALPEDYSQRTDTIVLAQVRPDGTANLLSIPRDTWVNIPGWGWSKINAANPHGGPELLVEAVEDLTGLPVDAYALLSLNAVRALTDAAGGVTLDVPARMKYDDNAGHLHIDLYPGRQRLNGQQAEGFLRFRHDGLGDIGRVERQQAYLTALLQQVKHPLNVWRLPQMAAAIDHNTKTNLTRQEVGALLGALLSGLKVNTYTVPGSFGGGGTWLPDRAALAGLIQQHFLDPQDPRTLRVAVVNVGAPDGSARRLQEKLEGLGYQHVVISNGPRAATTTTVSGQAAAAVLRDVGHGQLSQEASLPGADVTVRLGPDTPAAGSGTN
- the nusA gene encoding transcription termination factor NusA, which encodes MTQPEVNFAEALREVAQARNINELQLIEAFEQSLAQAYTRNVEPDKRIEVHLDPVTGELEVLIVREVVEKVENENLQISLADALELDPGVEIGMEMEFPVDREKFSRIALQAAKQMLTQKMRETERNVVYNEYKDREGQVLTAQVVRSDNKGNWFVELGAGEAILPPREQIPGEKLVPGNRVKIYLKEVRKTPKGPTILASRADEKLLEYLLRQEIPEVANGIVEIKAIAREAGQRSKVAVYSHNPNVDPIGACIGHRGNRIQAVTGELGRERVDVILWDANPRDFIRNALSPAKVGPIEVQPESKDATVTVTPDQLSLAIGKGGQNVRLAAKLTGYKIDLRETAAIQDLDAAMQQALQEEQESAGTSRSAAASAFDALFKDSRSVATARPDDTQE